In one window of Mobula hypostoma unplaced genomic scaffold, sMobHyp1.1 scaffold_60, whole genome shotgun sequence DNA:
- the LOC134341880 gene encoding pancreatic secretory granule membrane major glycoprotein GP2-like isoform X2, whose amino-acid sequence MGHVLDYLGSTAPTACGVNSGGWRIPETAVPTDKCSGTSPGWLNGHHPSVGEGEVNRTVCFSWEQNNCDRNRTIKIKNCGDFFVYWLKPTLCCDKVYCTDPQISTSEEAAEHTQEPSSVPVGDTSTVERHSESSTKGPIQETSSAQEKEMCPVKGLPTKEKCEKMINTALVLYVRQSNLENSEEYFQQIREMLIEQTPCKYVLSKYRR is encoded by the exons atgggtcatgtccttgattatcttggcagcactgccccgacagcgtgtggtgtaaa ttctggggGCTGGAGGATTCCTGAGACTGCTGTTCCAACAGACAAGTGCTCCGGGACAAGTCCAGGCTGGTTAAACG GTCACCATCCCAgcgtgggagagggggaggtcaACAGGACTGTCTGCTTCAGCTGGGAGCAAAACAACTGCGATAGAAATCGGACAATCAAGATCAAAAACTGTGGTGATTTCTTTGTCTACTGGCTGAAGCCGACACTCTGCTGTGACAAAGTTTATTGTACAG ATCCCCAGATATCCACAAGTGAAGAAGCTGCAGAACACACCCAGGAACCATCATCTGTCCCAGTGGGAGATACGTCCACAG TTGAAAGACACAGTGAGTCATCAACTAAAGGACCCattcaggaaacatcctctgcccaAGAGAAAGAAATGTGCCCAG TCAAGGGGCTCCCAACAAAGGAGAAGTGTGAGAAGATGATTAACACGGCCCTGGTGTTATATGTTCGACAAAGCAACCTGGAAAACTCTGAGGAGTATTTCCAACAG ATACGTGAGATGCTGATAGAGCAGACACCCTGTAAATACGTCTTGTCCAAGTACAGAAGATAA
- the LOC134341880 gene encoding uromodulin-like isoform X1, producing MGHVLDYLGSTAPTACGVNSGGWRIPETAVPTDKCSGTSPGWLNGHHPSVGEGEVNRTVCFSWEQNNCDRNRTIKIKNCGDFFVYWLKPTLCCDKVYCTDPASVPTLHPVGTTSELGNDSYTITDPVTCPDPQISTSEEAAEHTQEPSSVPVGDTSTVERHSESSTKGPIQETSSAQEKEMCPVKGLPTKEKCEKMINTALVLYVRQSNLENSEEYFQQIREMLIEQTPCKYVLSKYRR from the exons atgggtcatgtccttgattatcttggcagcactgccccgacagcgtgtggtgtaaa ttctggggGCTGGAGGATTCCTGAGACTGCTGTTCCAACAGACAAGTGCTCCGGGACAAGTCCAGGCTGGTTAAACG GTCACCATCCCAgcgtgggagagggggaggtcaACAGGACTGTCTGCTTCAGCTGGGAGCAAAACAACTGCGATAGAAATCGGACAATCAAGATCAAAAACTGTGGTGATTTCTTTGTCTACTGGCTGAAGCCGACACTCTGCTGTGACAAAGTTTATTGTACAG ATCCAGCATCTGTACCAACTCTGCATCCCGTGGGGACAACTTCTGAGCTAGGCAATGATTCGTACACGATCACGGACCCAGTGACATGCCCAG ATCCCCAGATATCCACAAGTGAAGAAGCTGCAGAACACACCCAGGAACCATCATCTGTCCCAGTGGGAGATACGTCCACAG TTGAAAGACACAGTGAGTCATCAACTAAAGGACCCattcaggaaacatcctctgcccaAGAGAAAGAAATGTGCCCAG TCAAGGGGCTCCCAACAAAGGAGAAGTGTGAGAAGATGATTAACACGGCCCTGGTGTTATATGTTCGACAAAGCAACCTGGAAAACTCTGAGGAGTATTTCCAACAG ATACGTGAGATGCTGATAGAGCAGACACCCTGTAAATACGTCTTGTCCAAGTACAGAAGATAA